The Trichomycterus rosablanca isolate fTriRos1 chromosome 17, fTriRos1.hap1, whole genome shotgun sequence DNA segment GTCCTGTCTTGACTTGCTGGTATGCTTCTTGTCTTTGTCATGGATCTTGGTCTTGATTTAAACGTCTTGGTCTTGTCCTAGTCATGACTGACAGGTCTTGTTTTAGTCTTGATGGCGTCTGGAGTACACAACAGTAAATTGATCTCTTGCCTGTGCATTAGCCATCACGCTGCAGTCCTCCAGGTTCACACTTCCATTGTTTCTGCAAGTGGTTGGAGCTACACGCACTTCAATGGAGTATTTAACCCCTACAGGAGGGAAAATCTGGGAAAATACCACAACAGTAATTAGTTAGTACcagctttttaaggtaaaatACAACAAGCTGAACACTAAAGGTATGACACTAATGCACCACTTGCCTGAGCGGAGTCAGATAGGATGTCCACTATTTTAAGTGCATAAGCAGAATTGCTCATGCGATTGTGTTCAATAATGGCAAAGTTGGCTACTTTGACTACGTTTGGATTGATGTTTTGTGCCGAGCTGCTCACAGACACAATATGAGTCACAACAACAGCGAAAATAAAGCGCAGGATGGAAGTCATCTTGGTGCAGTACAGATctgttgaaataaaaattacagTGGTTACATTCACTTCTGCTCCAGATGTTGATGTGCAATTTTTAACAGAGCATAATGGAAAACCAACttcctttttgtttttcctcttggttaatttaatttttcttaattatAATGATATTTTAGTCAAGTTGTGTGTCAACAAAACAGCTGAATAAACTGAGATCTAGCCCTAAACCGCAAAAAAATCTCATGATTACATTTTAtgtaacattttattacattttatgtaaTCATAAACAGACAGTTTTACTCTTTCTTACCTGATTGTTTTCCTTGTGGATTGTTCTTGCAGATCAGGTAGAACAGTGGAGTAGGAACAGTGATGCAGCGCtggtatttatatgtatatatgaaacCTGCTGTACCAGTATAATGCACTGCGTCACTAACTCCCCTCCAGTTACACTCtcacattttattatataacaCCTTTCTGCTCACATAAGGATTCGCACACAAAACGAGTGATAACTCACAGAGAAACACGCAGGTTTGTACACCAAGGATCAAACTAAGCACGAACAATATTACACACCTATTCCCAGACAGTGCACGGAGACCAGAGTATTCTGATCACGTGACCCAACTAAGCTTTCGTTACACCATGTCACGTGGTGTCCGAAAACTAAACACACCCCTGTACAATcgaatgttataataataaaaatacaattagtTCTACTAACTATATATGTATAGCcatgttaaataaattattttcattttacaaaCCCCCGCGATTTAATTCAAAACGAATTATTTGTCACCacagatgttttttatttgtaaatagcaACGTTTGCAACAAAGTAGTGATGTTAAcattagtggtgtgcgatactgcaaaattcgGTATCAATCCGATATCAAGTCACGACAACAAGACACAGCACGGTGAGCATGTAAGATAGGAGAGGGTTTCTACGAGACAAACgcttgctgggtgaataaatatgtatgtgtgtgtctgtgttaatttaaaataaaaaaaacagatacaaatctgtttacatttataagcacaaagtcaaaacaaAAGTGAACTCATCAAAACAAACGTACGGAATGAGAttctcactacgcatgctcagATTCACTGACCTACGTTTTTAGCGTAGTcggtgcgcaaagtgcgtaagaTGCGTTCGTACTTTACCTATAATTTAAACTATCATTTCCGTAAAAATTGCCCCTATTTCAGTATGTACAAaccaaagtattcaaaaacttgcACTCTTCTGTCAGAAAGTTTATTCACATATCAGGTTGAATCTCACAGTTTTGGGGTGCGCATGAGCAGAAGAGAACTGTTGTGATCCAAATACCATCTTATACACTAAGTAGTGTGCTACTTACACTTCGACTAATGGCTAGGCTACAGTTTCAGCCACACTGCATAGGATTGTGTGTGcggattgagacacagccatCCGCAAAGAACGTCCGTCTGTGCCAAATTTCTGACAGAGTTGCGTTTACATCCCAGGACTCTGATGTTCAGACGGTAAATTAAAATTTGGTTGTGAAGCATCATGATCCAAAAGATAATTACATCAAAATGCCACAACGACAATGTCAATGCATTAAGGGTTTGATCAGGGATTCAAGTTATTAAATTACTGCAACAGTTAGAATCTGAATGAATACGAGTTGCACAATAACACACTAGGTGGCGCTATATGTCTACACAGCCTGTGACCCAcactccagtccagtttgtgGCAGTAATGCACCACCACAGGTTTGCCAATTGCCAAATAAAATCCAAGAGAGAAAGAGTTCATACTGAGTTTGGGATGAACTGTAATTGATCTAATACTTAAACCCTGAGCAGCAGAAGTCATGGTAGTAAAGAAAGTAGTGATTGTTCCAGGTAACGGTGCAGGTGATGTTCAACACTGCAACTGGTATAGATGGGCCAACAAACAGATTAATAAGGTATGAAAATGGGCATTATACTGGGTACTGATGTGACTGGCAA contains these protein-coding regions:
- the LOC134331431 gene encoding cystatin-1-like; this encodes MTSILRFIFAVVVTHIVSVSSSAQNINPNVVKVANFAIIEHNRMSNSAYALKIVDILSDSAQIFPPVGVKYSIEVRVAPTTCRNNGSVNLEDCSVMANAQMMICNFVVMAVPGQNTLPNRLLSQQCA